Part of the bacterium genome, ATTCATCTGGCCGGTGGGCTGGTTTCTGGGCCGCCGCCGGCAGCGCCCCCGTGACCCGTTCCTCGCGCGCCTTACGCGGCTCTGCGCGTGGTGTTTGGGCCTTTTGAACGTCATCTTCGTCGTCGCCGTGATGCGCTTCTTCGACCCGGTGGGCGTGCTCTACGGCTTGTCGGCCGGCTTGAAGGCGGCGTTGGTGATCCCAATTGTTACCACCGTATTGGCGGTGGCAGTCGTCGTCCTGGCCGTCGTCGCGTGGGTTAAGGGGTTCTGGCGCGTACCCGGCCGCGTGCACTATACGCTGGTAGCTTTGGCCGCGGCGGCGTTCGTGCTGTGGTTGAATTACTGGAACCTGCTGGGTTTCCGGTATTAATCGGGTTCCGACGGGCGTCGGCGTGCGCGGCGTTTACTCTTCGCGGGGCAGCCCCCGGCCTCGCCAGAACGTGTAGACGGCGGGGATTACGACGAGCGTGAGGATGGTGGAGGTCACCATCCCGCCGACCATCGGCGTCGCGATGCGTTTCATCACGTCGGCGCCGGCGCCCGCGCTCCACATTATCGGCAGCAGGCCCATAATGATGGCGGTTACGACCATCATCTTGGGGCGGACGCGCTGCACCGCGCCCTCTTCCACGGCCTCGACAAGGTCGCGGAGCGTCTTCAACCGGCCCTCGCCCTTCCGCTTGTTATACGCGTCGTCGAGGTAAACGATCATCACGACGCCCGTCTCCGCGGCGACGCCGGCGAGCGCGATTATCCCCACCCACACCGCGATCGACATATTGTATCCCAATATGAGCATCAGCCATATGGCGCCCACGAGCGCGAAGGGCACCGACAACAGGACGATAAACGTTTCCGTTACCGAGCGGAAGTTGAAGTATAATAAGACGAAGATTATCGCGAGCGTCAGCGGCAGCACGAAGGTAAGGCGCTCGCGCACGCGCTCCATAGCCTCGTACTGGCCCGTCCATACGATATGGTATCCCGGTTTCGGGGGGAGTTTCGCGGCCACGGCCTTCTTGGCATCCTCCACGTACGAACCCACGCTCCGCCCCTCGACGTCGACGTAAACCCAGCCCGACAACGAACCGTTCTCGTCCTTGACGACGGCCGGGCCGGTCGTCAGCTCTACGTCGGCCAGTTGCCCCAGCGGGACCGGCGGCCCGGCCGGCGTCGGCACCAGCACGCGCTTTATCGCCTCCGGGTCGTCGCGGTAGTCTTGGAAATAACGGACGCTTATGCCGAAGCGCTCGCGCCCCTCCACGGTCCGGTCGACGTTCATGCCGCCGACGGCGACCTCGACGACTCTTTCAACCTCTTCGACGGTCAGGCCGTAGCGGCCTAACGCCTCGCGGTCGGGGGTAATATCCAGATAGTACCCGCCGGTGACGCGCTCGGCGTAGACGCTCCTGGTGCCGGGGACGTCGTTCAGGATAGCCTCGATGTGTTGCGCGTACGCGGCGATGCCCTCCAGGTCCGGCCCGAAGACCTTGACGCCGACGGGGGTCTTGATGCCGGTGGTTAGCATGTCGATGCGGCCCTTAATGGGCATCGTCCACGCGTTGGTAACGCCCGGGAAGGCGAAAGAGGCGTCCAGCTCCTTTATGAGCTTCTCGTACGTCATGCCCTTGCGCCACTCGCGCTTGGGCTTGAGCGTCACCGTCGTCTCGACCATGGCCATGGGGGCGGGGTCGGTCGCGGTATCGGCGCGGCCTATCTTGCCGAAGACGGTATCGACCTCCGGGAAGGTCTTGAATAGCTTATCCTGAACTTGGAGCAGGCGGCCGGCGGTGGTGGGGCCGATGCCGGGGAGCGTCGTCGGCATGTAGAGTATGGTCCCCTCGTAGAGCGGCGGCATAAACTCCGAGCCGAGCGCCAGGAAGGCCGGGACCGAGATTAACATTACCGCGGCGGCGCCCACGATAACGGCGTACCGGTGCCGGAGCGCGAAGTCCACCAGCGGCCGGTAGACGCGGATGAGCAGCCGACTGAGCGGGTTCTTGTGCTCGGGGCGGATCTTGCCGCGCACGAGCCAGACCATTAAAACCGGCACCAGCGTTACCGACAAAAACGACGCGAAGAACATGGCGAACGTCTTCGTGTACGCGAGCGGTTTAAAGAGCCGTCCCTCCTGGGCCTCGAGCGTGAATACCGGCAGGAAGGAGACGGTCGTAACCAAAAGCGAGAAGAACAGCGGCCTTCCCATCTCCTTCGC contains:
- a CDS encoding CusA/CzcA family heavy metal efflux RND transporter translates to MLGKLVELAAKNKFVVVLLAAFAVAWGIWAIARVPLDAIPDLSDIQVIVFTEWPGRSPDLVEDQVTYPLVSSMLSAPRVKVVRGYSFFGLSFVNVIFRDGTDMYWARSRVLEYLSQTREKLPAGVTPTLGPDATGVGWVFQYALVDKSGQNDLASLRAFQDWHLKYWLESVPGVAEVASVGGFEKTYQVKVDPNKLASYGVPLGKVVAAIRSSNEDVGGRVVELSGKEYMVRGRGYITSLEDIENVAVSADERGVPILIKNLGVVTYGPDMRRGIAELDGEGEVVGGIVVMRYGENALDVINRVKRKLADVEPSLPPGVEVVTTYDRSDLIKESIRTLVEKLLEEFLIVSLVCIVFLFHFRSSLVAIIMLPAAIVIAFIPMFYIGLTSNIMSLGGIAIAVGVMVDAAVVMVENAHKRLEQSPGGDRRRIVVAAAKEMGRPLFFSLLVTTVSFLPVFTLEAQEGRLFKPLAYTKTFAMFFASFLSVTLVPVLMVWLVRGKIRPEHKNPLSRLLIRVYRPLVDFALRHRYAVIVGAAAVMLISVPAFLALGSEFMPPLYEGTILYMPTTLPGIGPTTAGRLLQVQDKLFKTFPEVDTVFGKIGRADTATDPAPMAMVETTVTLKPKREWRKGMTYEKLIKELDASFAFPGVTNAWTMPIKGRIDMLTTGIKTPVGVKVFGPDLEGIAAYAQHIEAILNDVPGTRSVYAERVTGGYYLDITPDREALGRYGLTVEEVERVVEVAVGGMNVDRTVEGRERFGISVRYFQDYRDDPEAIKRVLVPTPAGPPVPLGQLADVELTTGPAVVKDENGSLSGWVYVDVEGRSVGSYVEDAKKAVAAKLPPKPGYHIVWTGQYEAMERVRERLTFVLPLTLAIIFVLLYFNFRSVTETFIVLLSVPFALVGAIWLMLILGYNMSIAVWVGIIALAGVAAETGVVMIVYLDDAYNKRKGEGRLKTLRDLVEAVEEGAVQRVRPKMMVVTAIIMGLLPIMWSAGAGADVMKRIATPMVGGMVTSTILTLVVIPAVYTFWRGRGLPREE